In Halopseudomonas xinjiangensis, a single genomic region encodes these proteins:
- a CDS encoding DEAD/DEAH box helicase: MSDTAPATVQFADLGLPAPLLQALSSLGYETPSPIQAEAIPTLLAGEDLLGLAQTGTGKTAAFALPVLAGIDVSLRATQALILTPTRELALQVAEALQRYAQNMRGFSVLALYGGSAFAPQFKALERGVHVVVATPGRLTDHMRRGSIKFDDMRFLVLDEADEMLKMGFADDLDAVFEKVPEKTQKALFSATMPAGVRTVARKHMREPKEIRLHSGVTSSLDTITQKVWEVSNHHKLDAMTRLLEVEPVEAMIVFVRTKTASLELAERLEARGFAAAALNGDLSQQLREQVVDRLKRGLLDIVVATDVAARGLDVERISHVLNYDLPHDSESYVHRIGRTGRAGRSGTAILFATPRERRLLHVLEKATGQKIQPQALPSADAVRSGRLSKLAARLNSARENTGALHQQLVSDLLELTSMDPEELAAALLSILPGAKTLVEPVTDLPAAPPRREGGDERDAGLVRYKVQGGRANNLMPKPLVDALVKHGRLQRQQIGHIKMFTEHTGVYLPALDDATLARLADVEINGVALQIRSWPAPPGESDRPPRRAPRKDFAGKPKPPAKPRRD; the protein is encoded by the coding sequence CGGCACAGGCAAGACTGCCGCCTTCGCTCTGCCGGTTCTGGCCGGCATCGACGTCAGCCTGCGCGCTACGCAGGCATTGATTCTGACCCCTACCCGCGAGCTCGCTCTGCAGGTGGCCGAGGCACTGCAACGGTACGCGCAGAACATGCGCGGCTTTTCCGTGCTCGCGCTGTACGGCGGCTCCGCCTTCGCTCCGCAGTTCAAGGCGCTTGAGCGTGGTGTGCACGTCGTCGTTGCCACCCCTGGTCGTTTAACCGACCACATGCGCCGCGGCAGCATCAAGTTCGACGACATGCGCTTTCTCGTCCTCGACGAAGCTGACGAGATGCTCAAGATGGGCTTCGCCGACGATCTCGACGCCGTGTTCGAAAAAGTCCCGGAGAAAACCCAGAAAGCGCTGTTCTCCGCCACCATGCCGGCCGGTGTGCGCACCGTCGCCCGCAAGCACATGCGTGAGCCGAAGGAAATCCGGCTGCACAGCGGTGTGACCAGCAGCCTGGATACGATCACCCAGAAGGTCTGGGAAGTGTCGAACCATCACAAGCTCGATGCCATGACCCGCCTGCTGGAAGTCGAGCCGGTCGAAGCAATGATCGTCTTCGTACGCACCAAGACCGCAAGTCTTGAGCTGGCCGAGCGTCTCGAGGCACGCGGCTTCGCCGCCGCAGCGCTGAACGGCGATCTCAGCCAGCAACTGCGCGAGCAGGTGGTTGACCGTCTCAAGCGCGGCTTGCTGGACATTGTCGTGGCCACCGACGTCGCAGCGCGTGGTCTGGACGTGGAACGCATCTCCCATGTTCTGAACTATGACCTCCCGCACGACAGCGAGTCCTACGTGCACCGTATCGGCCGTACCGGCCGCGCCGGTCGCTCGGGCACCGCGATCCTGTTCGCCACCCCGCGTGAGCGTCGTCTGCTGCATGTTCTGGAAAAAGCCACCGGGCAAAAGATTCAGCCCCAGGCTCTGCCTAGCGCGGATGCCGTGCGCAGCGGCCGGCTGAGCAAGCTGGCGGCTCGCCTGAACAGCGCGCGCGAAAACACCGGCGCCCTGCATCAGCAACTGGTCAGCGATCTGCTGGAACTGACCAGCATGGATCCGGAAGAACTCGCTGCGGCCCTGCTCAGCATTCTGCCGGGTGCCAAGACGCTGGTTGAGCCGGTTACTGATCTGCCTGCGGCTCCGCCGCGTCGTGAAGGCGGTGATGAGCGTGATGCCGGTCTGGTCCGTTACAAGGTCCAGGGTGGCCGCGCGAACAATCTGATGCCCAAGCCGCTGGTCGACGCACTGGTCAAGCATGGCCGTTTGCAGCGTCAGCAGATCGGCCACATCAAGATGTTCACCGAGCATACCGGCGTGTACCTGCCTGCACTGGACGACGCCACCCTGGCTCGCCTTGCAGACGTGGAAATCAACGGCGTAGCATTGCAGATTCGCTCCTGGCCGGCACCGCCCGGTGAAAGCGATCGTCCGCCACGCCGCGCTCCGCGCAAGGATTTTGCCGGCAAACCCAAGCCACCGGCAAAGCCCCGTCGCGACTAA
- a CDS encoding TatD family hydrolase: protein MEWIDIGVNLTDAAFDTDRQAVLERAWQAGISQMVLTSTSRHTAQAVQSLCETDPDRLFCTAGIHPHEARHWSREVAGEIRQMASAKSVRAIGECGLDFNRDFSPRPSQIKALEEQLEIAVELRLPLFLHERDASELLIDVLQSYRDRLPAAVVHCFTADRAALFAYLDLDLHIGITGWICDERRGTHLLELVPNVPAGRLMLETDAPWLLPRTLAPKPKNRRNEPAFLPVVGETVAACRNESLDSLAAHTSRTARAFFNLPSPT, encoded by the coding sequence ATGGAATGGATCGATATCGGCGTCAATCTCACTGACGCTGCCTTCGACACCGACCGCCAGGCCGTTCTCGAACGCGCCTGGCAGGCCGGTATCAGCCAGATGGTTCTGACTTCGACGTCCAGACACACCGCGCAAGCAGTGCAGAGTCTGTGCGAGACAGACCCGGACCGCCTATTTTGCACTGCTGGTATACACCCTCACGAAGCACGACACTGGTCCCGCGAAGTCGCTGGCGAAATCAGGCAGATGGCTTCCGCCAAGTCGGTCCGCGCCATTGGCGAATGTGGCCTCGATTTTAATCGGGACTTCTCCCCTCGCCCTAGTCAAATCAAAGCCTTGGAAGAACAACTGGAGATTGCAGTTGAGCTTCGCCTGCCGCTTTTCCTGCACGAACGCGACGCCAGCGAACTACTCATCGACGTTCTGCAAAGCTATCGCGACCGCCTGCCTGCCGCTGTGGTGCACTGTTTCACCGCTGACCGCGCTGCGTTATTCGCCTATCTCGATCTTGATCTGCACATCGGCATCACCGGATGGATCTGTGACGAGCGACGCGGAACCCACCTGCTCGAGCTGGTCCCGAACGTGCCTGCTGGCCGTCTCATGCTCGAAACCGATGCGCCCTGGCTACTCCCCCGAACGCTCGCGCCGAAACCAAAGAACCGGCGAAACGAACCGGCATTTCTTCCGGTAGTCGGCGAAACGGTGGCAGCATGCCGGAATGAGTCGCTGGATAGCCTCGCCGCCCATACAAGCCGAACCGCACGGGCTTTTTTCAACCTTCCCAGCCCCACCTGA
- the dacB gene encoding D-alanyl-D-alanine carboxypeptidase/D-alanyl-D-alanine endopeptidase — MIGSWKVSLRHLVPALALFATADLSVAADAGKLPAQVSSALAAAKIPASAFSLAVIPLEGQGMAQFVNADQAVNPASTMKLVTTYAALELLGPTYQWRSEFYGTGPIRDGKLQGDLVFRGDADPKLTMERVWLMLRDLRAAGVHEVTGDLVLQPGDLRLPVDLPAFRDDGNDPSRPFLVAPDPLLTNLKLFNLKTYGEAGGVRVHLDPALPELNIDNQVKLLPPVKSCPWPNVTYGLTDNGTHAQMRLTGAIHQGCSAERYLSALNAETYTASLIRTLWHEMGGRIAGANRIDKAPAGAKLLARSTSPDLVTVVREINKFSNNTMARQLFLTIGREQRSPVDADDHKAATRIINQWLADKGIAPEALVMENGSGLSRSERLTAREMAQLLEAAWNSPYSSEFIASMPLAAMDGTMRKRLRNTPVAGRAHIKTGSLSAVRAIAGITQDANGQSWAVTAIVNHPAAGGSRHALDLVLQDVYRRAPTDIATKQ, encoded by the coding sequence ATGATCGGCTCATGGAAAGTATCGCTGCGCCACCTCGTTCCCGCTCTCGCCCTGTTCGCTACGGCCGACCTCTCTGTTGCGGCAGATGCGGGGAAATTGCCGGCGCAGGTCAGTTCTGCCCTGGCCGCTGCGAAGATTCCAGCGTCGGCTTTCTCTCTGGCGGTGATTCCGCTGGAAGGCCAGGGTATGGCTCAGTTCGTCAATGCCGATCAGGCGGTCAACCCCGCCTCCACCATGAAGCTGGTGACGACCTACGCCGCGCTGGAGTTGCTCGGCCCTACCTATCAGTGGCGCAGCGAGTTCTACGGCACAGGTCCGATTCGCGACGGAAAGTTGCAAGGTGACCTGGTCTTCCGCGGCGATGCTGATCCCAAGCTGACCATGGAGCGCGTCTGGCTGATGCTACGCGATCTCAGGGCTGCCGGCGTTCACGAAGTCACCGGCGATCTGGTGTTGCAGCCTGGCGACCTGCGCTTGCCGGTCGATCTCCCGGCATTCCGCGATGACGGCAACGATCCGAGCCGCCCCTTCCTGGTGGCTCCTGACCCGTTGCTGACCAACCTCAAGTTGTTCAACCTGAAGACCTATGGCGAGGCAGGCGGCGTTCGGGTTCACCTTGACCCTGCCCTGCCTGAGCTGAATATCGACAATCAGGTCAAGCTGCTACCGCCAGTGAAGTCCTGTCCGTGGCCGAACGTTACCTACGGCTTGACCGACAACGGTACGCACGCGCAGATGCGATTGACTGGTGCCATTCACCAGGGCTGCTCTGCCGAACGCTACCTCTCCGCCTTGAATGCTGAGACCTACACCGCCAGCCTGATCCGCACGCTGTGGCATGAGATGGGTGGCCGCATCGCCGGCGCCAACCGCATCGACAAGGCACCCGCGGGTGCCAAACTGCTCGCCCGCAGTACCTCGCCGGATCTGGTCACCGTGGTGCGCGAGATCAACAAGTTCAGCAATAACACCATGGCTCGCCAATTATTCCTGACTATTGGCCGCGAGCAGCGCAGCCCGGTCGACGCTGACGACCACAAGGCCGCGACTCGAATCATCAATCAATGGCTGGCTGACAAGGGGATCGCTCCGGAGGCGCTGGTCATGGAGAATGGCTCGGGCCTGTCACGTAGCGAGCGATTGACCGCACGTGAAATGGCCCAACTGCTCGAGGCTGCGTGGAATAGCCCCTATTCATCCGAGTTCATCGCCTCGATGCCGTTGGCAGCGATGGATGGAACCATGCGCAAGCGTCTGCGCAACACCCCAGTAGCTGGTCGGGCACATATCAAGACCGGCTCGCTGAGCGCCGTGCGTGCAATCGCCGGCATTACCCAGGACGCCAACGGGCAAAGCTGGGCGGTGACAGCCATCGTCAACCACCCTGCAGCAGGCGGAAGCCGACACGCCTTGGATCTGGTGTTGCAAGACGTCTACCGACGCGCGCCGACCGATATCGCCACCAAACAGTAA